The following coding sequences are from one Halobacteriovorax sp. JY17 window:
- a CDS encoding LON peptidase substrate-binding domain-containing protein, with protein MSKIVFIFPLPKISLQPGTRKPLNIFEPRYLQMVKDACAKNIPIALAYGLLEGDKAVESSCVSILHEALPHIHKTLCMGVPEVVQECADGSMVIMLPGKIKGKVTKVIDSSAPYIICEYEELLDQNELKPENILLLRRLKTQLEKWVSKTVKLECQKDILNPCLTQPCRIVGLYVELLIESPEIKQEILEMSDINDKIQYLIFNC; from the coding sequence ATGTCCAAAATTGTATTTATATTTCCACTTCCAAAGATTTCTTTGCAGCCAGGTACGCGTAAGCCTTTGAATATCTTTGAGCCAAGATATTTGCAGATGGTGAAGGATGCTTGTGCCAAAAATATTCCCATTGCACTTGCTTACGGACTTTTAGAAGGGGATAAAGCTGTTGAGTCTAGTTGCGTTAGTATTCTTCACGAGGCGCTACCTCATATTCATAAAACACTTTGTATGGGAGTACCAGAAGTCGTGCAAGAGTGTGCTGATGGATCAATGGTGATAATGCTACCCGGTAAAATTAAAGGCAAGGTCACAAAAGTTATCGATTCAAGTGCGCCTTATATTATTTGTGAATATGAAGAGCTCTTAGATCAAAATGAATTGAAGCCAGAGAATATACTGCTACTTAGAAGACTTAAAACTCAGTTGGAGAAATGGGTCTCAAAGACAGTGAAGCTTGAGTGTCAAAAAGATATTTTGAACCCTTGTTTGACGCAGCCCTGTAGGATTGTTGGACTCTACGTTGAATTACTGATTGAATCACCTGAAATCAAACAGGAAATTCTAGAAATGAGCGATATTAATGACAAGATTCAGTATCTTATTTTTAATTGCTAG
- the rpsR gene encoding 30S ribosomal protein S18, which yields MIYELAVVAKTETTEEQRAALQTMVTDVVGANAGEVLISDDWGNKHFAQATSKGVRTGHYLYFVYSGNGATNLEIERRLRINETIIKKMIVKIGDTAEEGVEFAKKFKSPFSKKYNGSILDENDSDSDLEKDKKRFSRRKSCWFASNNITPDWKDPKTYGWLINEFGKINPGRVSGISRKAHRLADTAIKRARNMGVVSHITNTLAE from the coding sequence ATGATTTATGAATTGGCCGTAGTGGCTAAGACGGAAACTACTGAGGAGCAAAGAGCAGCTCTTCAAACTATGGTTACTGATGTTGTTGGAGCAAATGCTGGTGAAGTATTAATCTCTGATGACTGGGGTAACAAGCATTTTGCACAGGCTACATCTAAGGGTGTTAGAACTGGTCATTACCTATACTTTGTATACTCTGGTAATGGTGCAACAAACCTTGAAATCGAAAGACGTCTAAGAATTAACGAGACTATCATTAAAAAGATGATCGTTAAAATCGGTGATACTGCTGAAGAAGGTGTTGAGTTCGCGAAGAAATTCAAGTCTCCATTTTCTAAGAAGTATAACGGAAGTATTCTTGATGAAAACGATTCTGACAGTGATCTTGAAAAAGACAAGAAGAGATTCTCTAGAAGAAAGTCTTGTTGGTTTGCTTCAAACAACATCACTCCAGATTGGAAAGACCCAAAAACTTATGGTTGGCTAATTAACGAATTTGGAAAGATTAATCCAGGTCGTGTTTCAGGTATTAGCCGTAAAGCTCACAGACTTGCAGATACTGCAATTAAGAGAGCGAGAAACATGGGTGTTGTAAGTCATATTACAAATACTTTAGCTGAGTAA
- a CDS encoding DUF2232 domain-containing protein: MTNQNDDNNYLKTSKGSDSEAREKIFGQLTNGKLVFLAVISLLLSVAGPLFVFAPVPMSIAFLLYGKGKTWSLIVATIAIIIGVSFASAGLASVRMMSSYFLVSSIVAFVTARVVWKKENPVSGFLKNGFSMFAIIALIFGTLVLVSGKSPMDIFTEGVILVGDNLKTSKGFDNFLAEGGEQAEAMKYIIEKPKEVALLVLKMTFAVAFVGTFFILWISQFMLMRNSLIWRQFHDYPYKMKDLVRFKVPEQFVYVLIVAMALIPLGTYVLENELMETIGLNMVYSLGIFYFFQGFGIISDALDAYGVFGFFRSVIVILSIFMGYQAVAILGVANIWIDFRKFLKKKNKMKEI, encoded by the coding sequence ATGACTAACCAAAACGACGATAACAATTACTTAAAAACTTCAAAGGGTTCTGATTCAGAAGCTCGTGAGAAGATTTTTGGTCAATTGACTAATGGGAAGCTCGTATTTCTAGCTGTCATCTCATTACTATTGTCTGTTGCGGGACCATTATTTGTTTTTGCACCTGTTCCAATGAGTATTGCATTCTTGCTTTACGGAAAAGGAAAGACTTGGTCACTTATTGTGGCGACAATAGCTATTATCATTGGAGTGTCTTTTGCCTCTGCTGGTCTTGCTAGTGTTCGTATGATGAGTTCATACTTTCTGGTTTCTTCCATTGTGGCATTTGTAACGGCGCGAGTAGTTTGGAAAAAGGAAAACCCTGTTTCTGGATTTCTTAAAAATGGTTTTTCAATGTTTGCAATTATTGCATTGATTTTCGGTACGCTTGTCCTTGTTTCTGGAAAATCTCCAATGGATATTTTCACAGAGGGAGTTATTCTCGTAGGGGATAATTTAAAGACAAGTAAAGGTTTTGATAATTTTTTAGCTGAAGGCGGAGAGCAAGCCGAGGCCATGAAATATATTATTGAAAAACCAAAAGAAGTAGCTCTCTTAGTTTTAAAGATGACTTTCGCAGTAGCGTTTGTTGGAACATTTTTCATCCTTTGGATTTCGCAATTTATGCTTATGAGAAACTCTCTCATTTGGCGTCAATTTCACGATTATCCTTATAAGATGAAAGACCTTGTTCGCTTTAAAGTTCCAGAGCAATTTGTTTACGTTTTAATCGTTGCGATGGCACTAATTCCTCTTGGAACTTATGTGCTTGAGAATGAATTAATGGAAACAATTGGTCTGAATATGGTCTACTCTTTAGGTATTTTCTATTTCTTTCAAGGTTTTGGAATTATCTCAGACGCACTAGATGCTTATGGCGTTTTTGGATTTTTTAGAAGTGTTATCGTTATTCTTTCAATATTTATGGGCTATCAAGCGGTAGCAATATTGGGAGTGGCGAACATTTGGATTGATTTTAGAAAGTTCTTAAAAAAAAAGAATAAAATGAAGGAGATATAA
- the rplI gene encoding 50S ribosomal protein L9, with protein sequence MKVILTERVKTLGNVGEIVNVSQGYARNYLIPNRVAVLADETNTKHLNHQQKVLATKMEGQKATAVAGAKKVEGTTLEFVRRVAGSGKLFGTVSNLEIAKELEAQGIEIEKRMIVVPNPIKALGTFDVIAKLFDGVEANFKVNVTLDPAQAEEMKKKQEDADKKKAAALEAAALAKENGEEEVTDEVKELTEEEKLKEEANRILRS encoded by the coding sequence ATGAAGGTGATCTTAACAGAAAGAGTAAAAACTCTTGGAAATGTTGGTGAGATCGTAAATGTTTCTCAAGGTTATGCAAGAAACTATTTAATTCCAAATAGAGTTGCTGTACTTGCTGATGAAACAAATACAAAACATCTTAACCACCAACAAAAAGTTCTTGCAACAAAGATGGAAGGACAAAAAGCAACAGCAGTAGCTGGAGCTAAGAAAGTAGAAGGAACAACTCTTGAATTCGTAAGAAGAGTAGCTGGTTCTGGAAAACTTTTTGGTACAGTTTCTAACTTAGAAATTGCTAAAGAATTAGAAGCTCAAGGTATCGAAATTGAAAAGAGAATGATTGTAGTTCCTAACCCAATCAAAGCTCTTGGAACTTTTGATGTTATTGCTAAATTATTTGACGGTGTTGAAGCAAACTTCAAAGTAAATGTTACTCTTGATCCTGCTCAAGCTGAAGAAATGAAGAAGAAGCAAGAAGATGCTGATAAGAAAAAAGCAGCAGCTCTTGAAGCAGCAGCTCTTGCAAAAGAAAATGGCGAAGAAGAAGTTACTGACGAAGTAAAAGAACTTACTGAAGAAGAAAAACTTAAAGAAGAAGCCAACAGAATCTTAAGATCTTAA
- the dnaB gene encoding replicative DNA helicase → MEKNIKQLPHDLLAEKSLLGCLIIDGNSFDEMSDLKLKGEDFYHPQYGVIYEAIADLNSGNQPIDFVTVCSKLTELGKLEVVGGQSSVMEIVEDQASAANIYHYAKVVKDKSGMREVIRTAERVASMGYDFGGKSEDFIQEVESSFFKLTNEAKSGKMQKLNSCLKLNLKELEDTSRVPGEINGLPTGYPKLDEMLLGMQPGQLIVLAARPAMGKTALALNIAQNACATSGLPVAVFSLEMLSNELSMRLLSQKAKVDSKRIRQKNFLDTDLRSIGKAVQELSQFPIFINDSGDSTILDIQSQCRKIKTEQGIGLIIIDYLQLMNSHTKNPSREQQISEMSRGLKAMAKELGCPVIALSQLNRGVESRPNKRPMTSDLRESGAIEQDADIIMFVYRDEYYNPDTKEPGIAEIIVGKNRAGETGTAKLSWIGQYTSFENPAFNIDNQN, encoded by the coding sequence ATGGAAAAAAATATTAAACAATTGCCCCACGATCTACTAGCCGAGAAATCTCTTCTTGGATGTTTAATTATTGATGGAAATTCCTTTGATGAAATGAGTGACTTAAAATTAAAGGGTGAAGATTTCTATCACCCACAATACGGGGTTATTTATGAAGCAATTGCTGATTTAAATAGTGGAAATCAACCAATTGACTTCGTCACAGTATGTTCAAAATTAACAGAATTAGGAAAGCTTGAAGTTGTCGGAGGACAATCTTCTGTTATGGAGATTGTTGAAGATCAGGCTTCTGCTGCAAATATATATCACTACGCAAAAGTTGTTAAAGATAAGTCTGGTATGAGAGAAGTTATCAGAACTGCCGAGCGTGTGGCCTCAATGGGGTATGACTTTGGTGGTAAGTCAGAAGACTTTATTCAAGAAGTAGAGTCGAGTTTCTTCAAACTTACAAATGAAGCCAAATCTGGAAAGATGCAAAAACTTAATTCATGTCTAAAACTTAACTTAAAAGAGCTTGAAGATACTTCGAGAGTTCCTGGTGAAATAAATGGATTGCCAACAGGTTATCCAAAATTAGACGAGATGCTCCTTGGGATGCAGCCAGGGCAATTAATTGTTCTTGCCGCTCGTCCTGCCATGGGAAAGACTGCTCTTGCTCTTAATATTGCGCAAAATGCTTGTGCGACTTCAGGGCTTCCAGTTGCTGTTTTCTCTCTGGAGATGTTATCAAACGAACTTTCCATGAGACTTCTTTCTCAAAAAGCGAAAGTTGATTCAAAGAGAATCAGACAGAAGAATTTCTTAGATACAGATCTTCGTAGCATTGGAAAAGCAGTACAAGAACTTTCACAGTTCCCAATCTTTATTAATGACTCCGGTGATTCTACAATTTTAGATATTCAATCTCAGTGCAGAAAAATTAAAACTGAGCAAGGGATTGGTCTAATCATTATTGACTACCTTCAACTTATGAACTCTCACACTAAGAACCCGTCAAGAGAGCAACAGATCTCTGAGATGTCGAGGGGATTAAAAGCAATGGCAAAGGAACTTGGTTGTCCTGTTATTGCTCTCTCTCAGCTGAACCGTGGTGTTGAATCAAGACCTAATAAGAGACCAATGACTAGTGACCTTCGTGAATCTGGAGCGATTGAGCAGGATGCGGATATCATCATGTTCGTTTATAGAGACGAGTATTATAACCCTGATACGAAAGAGCCTGGGATTGCTGAAATTATTGTTGGTAAGAATAGGGCCGGGGAAACTGGGACGGCTAAGCTATCTTGGATTGGTCAATACACAAGCTTTGAAAATCCTGCCTTCAATATAGATAACCAGAATTAA
- a CDS encoding chorismate-binding protein — MWSVFWLGDHFVKYSRPNYARLFFLNHSIDLLTGVKSDISIYDFLEHLEQSKSNLDSIRIQRKYISHLFYELGEILNETSTPSTSVPLAIEVEYSVREQWKPLEGIPSLEPLPVSAVSKKAYEDAFKKGYEHLLRGDCYQFNLTFPFSYRWKQDFSAEEICSKLWELEENRSLYAHATYLPTLDRLYLSNSPECLFQGDLSSARPKVWTMPIKGTLPRGKNWREAWRKLKSSKKDQGELNMITDMLRNDLTRIDLQVARVAKKCAPLVVPRIIHQYSVVEADLREQTSLLNILKAMFPGGSITGAPKINVMKILKNIESSPRGFYCGSTILIDEEIFASSINIRSAEIELKSRMMHYHAGGGITLLSKVDEEFLEMYLKKDSFVRNL, encoded by the coding sequence ATGTGGTCAGTCTTCTGGCTTGGAGATCACTTCGTAAAGTACTCTAGGCCAAATTATGCGAGATTATTTTTCTTAAATCATTCAATTGATCTCTTAACAGGAGTGAAGAGTGATATTTCTATTTATGATTTCTTAGAACATTTAGAACAAAGTAAATCGAATTTAGACAGTATTCGAATTCAACGAAAATATATTTCTCATCTCTTCTATGAGTTAGGTGAAATTCTTAATGAGACTTCAACTCCTTCTACCTCTGTTCCTCTTGCTATTGAAGTAGAGTATAGCGTGAGAGAGCAGTGGAAGCCTTTAGAAGGTATACCATCCCTTGAGCCTTTACCAGTTAGTGCTGTTTCTAAGAAGGCCTACGAAGATGCATTTAAGAAGGGATATGAGCATCTCCTACGTGGAGATTGTTATCAATTCAATTTAACTTTCCCTTTTAGCTATCGATGGAAGCAGGACTTTAGTGCTGAGGAGATTTGCTCCAAGCTATGGGAGCTTGAAGAGAATCGATCTCTCTATGCACATGCTACATATCTTCCTACTTTAGACAGGCTCTACTTGAGTAATTCTCCAGAGTGTCTCTTTCAGGGAGACTTGAGTTCTGCTCGTCCAAAAGTATGGACAATGCCAATTAAGGGGACACTACCTAGAGGGAAGAACTGGCGGGAGGCGTGGCGTAAGCTTAAGTCTTCCAAGAAAGATCAGGGCGAGTTAAATATGATTACAGATATGCTTCGTAATGATTTGACTAGAATTGATCTACAGGTAGCGAGAGTCGCCAAGAAGTGTGCTCCATTAGTTGTTCCAAGAATTATTCATCAATACTCCGTTGTTGAGGCCGACCTTAGAGAGCAGACATCTCTATTGAATATCTTAAAAGCAATGTTTCCTGGGGGAAGTATTACTGGAGCCCCAAAAATTAATGTAATGAAAATATTAAAAAATATTGAATCATCTCCCCGTGGTTTTTACTGTGGAAGCACAATTCTAATTGATGAGGAGATATTCGCATCCTCTATAAATATTCGCTCAGCGGAAATTGAACTGAAGTCCAGAATGATGCACTACCACGCGGGTGGAGGGATTACACTACTTAGTAAAGTGGATGAAGAGTTTCTGGAGATGTATCTTAAGAAAGATAGCTTTGTAAGAAATCTTTAA